A single region of the Elusimicrobiota bacterium genome encodes:
- a CDS encoding sigma-54-dependent Fis family transcriptional regulator, with protein MNDKTRILLVEDNLSLGAMLGMELKRRGHAVDVAKSGAEAMSKLGASEYDAVVTDLKLGDLDGLEVLKAAKEKHPRVEVLVMTGHGSIDTAVAAMRAGAFDYLTKPVEPEELNLVLDKALEHSRLVHEVERLREEVKDKYSFDGIVFSGPPMRKVLDLVSKVAATEATVLIMGESGTGKELIARALHEKSPRRNGAFVAINCGALPEGLLESELFGHVRGAFTGAERNKRGLFEEANGGTLFLDEISETTPGLQVKLLRALQEGEIRRVGDNHPFKVSGRLLAATNKDLTKLVAEGKFREDLYYRLKVFPIELPALRERPEDILPLAEHFLRKAKKKLGGAAVKFSPAAADALRRYRWPGNVRELEHVVERVLIMASGASIAPGDLPPEMLPSAEAAKNDPRETLDDAEKRHILQAIEDCGGNQVAAAKRLGVARNTLWRKLKAYGIPAKKK; from the coding sequence ATGAACGACAAGACACGCATCCTTCTCGTCGAAGACAACCTCTCGCTCGGCGCGATGCTGGGCATGGAGCTCAAGCGCCGCGGCCACGCCGTCGACGTCGCCAAGAGCGGCGCCGAGGCCATGTCCAAGCTCGGAGCGTCCGAGTACGACGCCGTCGTCACCGACCTCAAGCTCGGCGACCTCGACGGCCTCGAGGTGCTCAAGGCGGCCAAGGAGAAGCACCCCCGCGTCGAGGTCCTCGTGATGACCGGGCACGGCTCGATCGACACGGCCGTCGCCGCGATGCGCGCCGGGGCCTTCGACTACCTGACCAAGCCCGTCGAGCCCGAGGAGCTCAACCTCGTGCTCGACAAGGCCCTCGAGCACAGCCGGCTCGTCCACGAGGTCGAGCGGCTGCGCGAGGAGGTCAAGGACAAGTACAGCTTCGACGGGATCGTCTTCTCCGGGCCGCCGATGCGCAAGGTCCTCGACCTCGTCTCGAAGGTCGCCGCCACCGAGGCCACGGTCCTGATCATGGGCGAGTCCGGCACCGGCAAGGAGCTCATCGCGCGCGCGCTCCACGAGAAGAGCCCCCGGCGCAACGGCGCCTTCGTCGCGATCAACTGCGGCGCCCTGCCCGAGGGCCTGCTCGAGAGCGAGCTGTTCGGCCACGTGCGCGGCGCCTTCACCGGCGCCGAGCGCAACAAGCGCGGCCTCTTCGAGGAGGCCAACGGCGGGACCTTGTTCCTCGACGAGATCAGCGAGACGACGCCGGGCCTGCAGGTCAAGCTCCTCCGGGCTCTGCAGGAAGGCGAAATACGCCGCGTCGGCGACAACCACCCCTTCAAGGTCTCCGGGCGCCTGCTGGCCGCGACCAACAAGGACCTCACCAAGCTCGTCGCCGAGGGCAAGTTCCGCGAGGACCTCTACTACCGTCTCAAGGTATTCCCCATCGAGCTGCCCGCGCTGCGCGAGCGCCCCGAGGACATCCTTCCGTTGGCTGAACATTTTCTAAGAAAGGCCAAGAAGAAGCTCGGCGGCGCCGCGGTGAAGTTCTCCCCCGCGGCGGCCGACGCGCTGCGCCGCTACCGCTGGCCCGGCAACGTGCGCGAGCTCGAGCACGTCGTCGAGCGCGTGCTCATCATGGCCTCCGGGGCGTCCATCGCGCCCGGCGACCTGCCGCCGGAGATGCTGCCGAGCGCGGAGGCCGCCAAGAACGACCCGCGCGAGACCCTCGACGACGCCGAGAAGCGGCATATCCTGCAGGCCATCGAGGACTGCGGCGGCAACCAGGTCGCGGCGGCCAAGCGCCTGGGCGTGGCCCGCAACACGCTCTGGCGCAAGCTCAAGGCGTACGGGATCCCGGCGAAGAAGAAGTAG
- a CDS encoding GNAT family N-acetyltransferase, whose translation MKTITAAQALAPLRSGQRVLVGSGAAVPQALVSALSARAMALADVEVMHLMTLAKAPYAAPSFKGHVRHNALFIGANTREAVGAGLADYTPCFLHEVPGLFRSGHLPLDVALVQIAPPRGGVASLGVSVDVVKAAVESAAYVVALVNPEMPWTEGASTVPLSDIDAFVLGDGPILELPVREATAEALWIGRYVRELVEDGSTIQVGIGAIPDAVLAALAGKKDLGVHSEMISDGVLDLVESGAVNGKKKTLHAGAVVASFCMGSRRLYDAVEDNPRFLFHPSDYVNDPVVVAQNQRMVSINSALLVDLTGQVAADSLNGRLYSGVGGQVDFVRGAAASRGGKSVIVLPSTAKGGAVSRISCALSPGTGVVTSRADIDYVVTEYGIASLKAKTIRQRAVALIQIAHPRFRAALAQEAAKLGLMDAGHVLPPPDGAYPIELQSRRRVGELDLVVRPLSPADEKALKDLFYAQSEETTALRFGTPLSRLSETQFQELVAIDFRTSMALGAFLCEGRRRRLVGVARYHTRDGENEADLHVAVRDDFQRKGVGSELVRALAHTGAARGVDSFRGEERGPGIARLLRRCFSEVRERGLGPNGMRIWARLADIR comes from the coding sequence ATGAAAACCATCACCGCGGCTCAGGCTCTGGCGCCCCTGCGCAGCGGCCAGCGCGTGCTCGTCGGCTCCGGGGCCGCCGTCCCGCAGGCGCTCGTCTCGGCGCTGTCGGCGCGCGCGATGGCTCTCGCCGACGTCGAGGTCATGCACCTGATGACCCTCGCCAAGGCCCCGTACGCGGCGCCCTCCTTCAAGGGCCACGTCCGCCACAACGCCCTGTTCATCGGCGCCAACACGCGCGAGGCCGTGGGCGCGGGCCTCGCCGACTACACGCCCTGCTTCCTCCACGAGGTCCCGGGCCTGTTCCGCTCCGGCCATCTCCCGCTCGACGTGGCGCTCGTCCAGATCGCGCCCCCGCGCGGGGGCGTCGCCTCGCTCGGCGTCTCGGTCGACGTGGTCAAGGCCGCGGTCGAGTCCGCCGCCTACGTCGTCGCGCTCGTCAACCCGGAGATGCCCTGGACCGAGGGAGCCTCGACCGTCCCCCTGTCGGACATCGACGCGTTCGTGCTGGGCGACGGTCCCATCCTGGAGCTCCCGGTCCGCGAGGCCACGGCCGAGGCGCTGTGGATCGGCCGCTACGTGCGCGAGCTCGTGGAGGACGGCTCGACCATCCAGGTCGGCATCGGCGCGATCCCCGACGCCGTGCTCGCCGCGCTCGCGGGCAAGAAGGACCTCGGCGTCCACTCCGAGATGATCTCCGACGGCGTCCTGGACCTCGTCGAGTCGGGCGCGGTCAACGGCAAGAAGAAGACGCTCCACGCCGGTGCCGTCGTCGCCTCCTTCTGCATGGGCAGCCGCCGCCTCTACGACGCGGTCGAGGACAACCCGCGCTTCCTCTTCCATCCCAGCGACTACGTCAACGACCCCGTCGTCGTCGCGCAGAACCAGCGGATGGTGTCGATCAACTCCGCCTTGCTCGTGGACCTCACCGGCCAGGTCGCCGCCGATTCGCTCAACGGCCGCCTGTACAGCGGCGTCGGCGGCCAGGTGGACTTCGTGCGCGGCGCCGCCGCCTCGCGCGGCGGGAAGTCCGTCATCGTCCTGCCATCGACGGCGAAAGGGGGCGCGGTCTCGCGGATCTCGTGCGCGTTGTCCCCGGGCACGGGCGTGGTCACCTCGCGCGCCGACATCGACTACGTGGTCACCGAGTACGGCATCGCCAGCCTCAAGGCCAAGACGATCCGCCAGCGCGCCGTCGCGCTCATCCAGATCGCCCACCCGCGCTTCCGCGCGGCGTTGGCTCAAGAGGCCGCGAAGCTCGGCCTGATGGACGCGGGCCACGTCCTGCCGCCGCCGGACGGCGCCTATCCGATCGAGCTCCAGTCGCGCCGCCGCGTCGGCGAGCTCGACCTGGTCGTGCGGCCCTTGAGCCCGGCCGACGAGAAGGCCTTGAAGGACCTCTTTTACGCCCAGTCCGAGGAGACGACCGCCCTGCGCTTCGGCACCCCGCTCTCGCGGCTCTCCGAGACCCAGTTCCAGGAGCTCGTCGCCATCGACTTCCGCACCTCGATGGCCCTCGGCGCCTTCCTGTGCGAGGGCCGCCGCCGGCGCCTCGTCGGCGTCGCGCGCTACCACACCCGCGACGGGGAGAACGAGGCCGACCTCCACGTCGCCGTGCGCGACGACTTCCAGCGCAAGGGCGTGGGCAGCGAGCTGGTCCGGGCCCTGGCCCACACCGGCGCCGCGCGCGGCGTGGACTCCTTCCGCGGCGAGGAGCGCGGGCCCGGCATCGCGCGCCTGCTGCGCCGCTGCTTCTCCGAGGTCCGCGAGCGGGGCCTCGGCCCCAACGGCATGCGCATCTGGGCGCGCCTGGCCGACATCCGCTGA
- a CDS encoding PAS domain S-box protein: protein MPKSDIDLKDLLLMGFRRSNDVMFYSDPNGIILNVNDAFTAHYGYTREEVIGKTPAILRSRHSTDELYKRMWRSILDPRKGYWRGELINKAKDGREVPLILTITAVRNEAGAILGYISNGVDLSEQKQMQERLAHSEALATIGEMAAVVAHEIRNPLGSIVIAAQQLMDEGLTREDKDTVTRVLRTESKRLNEALSNFLSYARPRPMNSGQNDLNALLTDVAQMAFVNKDLVGDARLALAVNHDLKPFPFDADQIRQVVWNILLNAIQVLGGKGTVTVRTGKGDDLAWFAITDTGSGIPESLRADLFKPFRTSKQQGTGLGLAIAESIVKAHGGRIDVETRLGHGTTFTVTLPRIED, encoded by the coding sequence GTGCCAAAATCAGACATCGACCTGAAAGACCTTCTTTTGATGGGTTTTCGGCGCTCGAACGACGTGATGTTCTACAGCGACCCGAACGGCATCATCTTGAACGTCAACGACGCCTTCACCGCCCATTACGGCTATACCCGCGAGGAGGTCATCGGCAAGACCCCCGCGATCCTGCGTTCCCGGCACTCGACCGACGAGCTTTACAAAAGGATGTGGCGCAGCATCCTCGACCCCAGGAAGGGCTACTGGCGCGGCGAGCTCATCAACAAGGCCAAGGACGGGCGCGAGGTGCCGCTGATCCTGACCATCACCGCGGTGCGCAACGAGGCGGGCGCGATCCTCGGCTACATCTCCAACGGCGTCGACCTCAGCGAGCAGAAGCAGATGCAGGAGCGCCTGGCCCACTCCGAGGCGCTGGCCACCATCGGCGAGATGGCGGCCGTCGTCGCCCACGAGATCCGCAACCCGCTCGGCTCCATCGTGATCGCCGCGCAGCAGCTGATGGACGAGGGCCTGACGCGAGAGGACAAGGACACCGTGACCCGCGTCCTGCGCACCGAGAGCAAGCGCCTCAACGAGGCGCTCAGCAACTTCCTGTCCTACGCGCGCCCGCGCCCGATGAACTCCGGCCAGAACGACCTCAACGCGCTGCTGACCGACGTCGCGCAGATGGCCTTCGTCAACAAGGACCTCGTGGGCGACGCGCGCCTCGCGCTGGCCGTCAACCACGACCTGAAGCCCTTCCCCTTCGACGCCGACCAGATCCGCCAGGTGGTCTGGAACATCCTGCTCAACGCGATCCAGGTGCTGGGCGGCAAGGGGACGGTGACGGTGCGCACCGGCAAGGGCGACGACCTGGCCTGGTTCGCGATCACCGACACCGGCTCGGGCATCCCCGAGTCGCTGCGCGCCGACCTGTTCAAGCCCTTCCGCACCTCCAAGCAGCAGGGCACGGGCCTGGGCCTCGCCATCGCCGAGAGCATCGTCAAGGCGCACGGCGGCCGCATCGACGTCGAGACCCGGCTCGGCCACGGGACCACCTTCACCGTCACTTTGCCGCGAATCGAGGACTGA
- a CDS encoding universal stress protein, with protein MLRFPPRRILAAVEPDAVSLHAWEAAREIAARFGAGLEAVWCVVPGQRLDGLKSLRARLGPGARVHAVKGDPVSALRRLAGDRRVDLLVLGTHHRPGIVRWVRGSVAEAVVHQAPCPVLVVPRAWREPRSVLAPVHGAPYARRGLLAAAVLARAYKARLTMLEVVEETDKASYAARRVSAQARKLPPAMALAVRPELEVRVGHPVKEILRAERGRDLLVLVARRTSLLGDIVLGATVERVLRHSRIPVLAIPSR; from the coding sequence ATGCTGCGATTCCCGCCGCGACGCATACTCGCCGCCGTCGAACCCGACGCGGTCTCGCTCCACGCCTGGGAGGCCGCCCGGGAGATCGCCGCGCGCTTCGGCGCCGGCCTCGAGGCCGTCTGGTGCGTCGTCCCGGGCCAGCGCCTCGACGGCCTGAAGAGCCTGCGCGCGCGGCTCGGCCCGGGGGCGCGCGTGCACGCCGTCAAGGGCGATCCGGTGTCCGCCCTGCGCCGCCTGGCCGGCGACCGCCGCGTCGACCTTCTCGTCCTGGGCACGCATCACCGCCCGGGGATCGTGCGCTGGGTGCGGGGCTCGGTCGCCGAGGCCGTGGTCCACCAAGCACCCTGCCCGGTGCTCGTCGTGCCGCGCGCCTGGCGCGAGCCGAGGAGCGTCCTGGCCCCGGTCCACGGCGCGCCCTACGCCCGCCGGGGGCTCCTGGCCGCGGCGGTCCTCGCCCGGGCCTACAAGGCGCGGCTGACGATGCTCGAGGTCGTCGAGGAGACCGACAAGGCGTCCTACGCGGCGCGGCGCGTCAGCGCGCAGGCCCGGAAGCTGCCGCCGGCGATGGCCCTGGCCGTGCGCCCCGAGCTCGAGGTCCGGGTCGGGCATCCGGTCAAGGAGATACTGCGGGCCGAGCGCGGCCGGGACCTGCTCGTCCTCGTCGCGCGCCGCACGTCGCTTCTCGGCGACATCGTCCTGGGGGCCACCGTGGAGCGCGTGCTTCGGCATTCGCGCATCCCGGTGCTGGCTATCCCCTCGCGCTGA
- a CDS encoding response regulator, translating into MNNRPAVLIVDDDASLRAMLSLSLKRAGYPTLSAGSGAEALELLATRPIDCMVTDGRMDPMDGFELSRQAKALRPDLRIAMVSAVFHEEDAGTSPIDCMFEKPLAVSSLVAWLQGH; encoded by the coding sequence ATGAACAACCGTCCGGCCGTCCTGATCGTCGACGACGACGCCTCCCTGCGGGCGATGCTGAGCCTGTCGCTGAAGCGGGCGGGCTATCCGACGTTGTCGGCGGGCAGCGGGGCCGAGGCGCTCGAGCTCCTCGCGACGCGGCCCATCGACTGCATGGTCACCGACGGGCGCATGGACCCGATGGACGGCTTCGAGCTGTCGCGCCAGGCCAAGGCCCTGCGGCCGGACCTGCGCATAGCGATGGTCAGCGCGGTGTTCCACGAGGAGGACGCCGGCACCTCGCCGATCGACTGCATGTTCGAGAAGCCCCTCGCCGTGAGCTCGCTCGTCGCCTGGCTCCAGGGCCACTGA